From one Candidatus Thioglobus sp. NP1 genomic stretch:
- a CDS encoding ABC transporter ATP-binding protein — protein MAKSNIAIELINVDKHFGAVHANDKVNLSVEAGSIHGIVGENGAGKSTLMSILYGFYQADSGQIKVFNKDFRATSSKQSIEAGIGMVHQHFMLVDNFTVLENVILGSEGGALITESLANARIELTRLAKEYGLEVELDIAVEELSVGMQQRVEILKGLYKGAKVLILDEPTGVLTPQESDELFRIFEALKNEGVTIILITHKLREIMNITDHVSVMRAGKMVAHRETSKTNPEELAELMIGRKVLLNIEKSSAKIGKPLLVANNLEIHNEQGLKRVSEVSFEARSGEILGIAGVTGNGQGTLLKALAGILPLSKGSIEIMGETITPKSQLNPEQLRNLGVAHVPEDRQKMGMIADFSASETALMGYHNDKKLNQGIWLKRSLVKANCESIMEAFDVRPNNPNLMSSNFSGGNQQKLILAREFERDPEVLIIGQPTRGVDIGAIEFIRKRIIKMRDAGKAIVLISVELEEIMSLSDRIIVMCDGEITGTVNGADADEATLGMMMANALESQDELKGARA, from the coding sequence ATGGCTAAGTCAAATATTGCTATTGAACTTATAAATGTTGATAAACATTTTGGTGCCGTTCATGCAAATGATAAGGTTAATCTGAGCGTTGAAGCTGGATCAATTCATGGCATTGTTGGTGAGAATGGTGCTGGTAAATCTACTTTAATGAGCATCTTATATGGTTTTTATCAGGCTGATTCTGGGCAAATTAAAGTCTTCAATAAAGATTTCAGAGCTACCAGCTCTAAACAATCAATTGAAGCTGGAATTGGCATGGTTCATCAGCATTTCATGTTGGTTGATAATTTTACTGTTCTTGAAAATGTTATCTTGGGAAGTGAAGGTGGGGCTTTGATAACTGAAAGCCTAGCAAATGCTCGAATTGAATTGACGAGACTTGCAAAAGAATATGGTTTAGAAGTTGAGCTTGATATTGCGGTAGAAGAATTATCAGTTGGAATGCAGCAGCGAGTTGAAATATTAAAGGGTCTTTATAAGGGCGCAAAAGTATTAATACTTGATGAGCCAACAGGGGTTCTAACTCCTCAGGAGTCTGATGAATTATTTCGAATATTTGAAGCCCTTAAAAATGAAGGTGTTACTATTATATTAATCACTCATAAACTGCGCGAAATCATGAACATTACAGATCATGTATCGGTAATGCGTGCAGGAAAGATGGTTGCTCACCGTGAGACAAGTAAAACAAATCCTGAAGAGTTAGCTGAGTTAATGATTGGCCGAAAAGTATTATTGAATATTGAAAAGTCAAGTGCAAAGATTGGTAAACCACTTCTGGTTGCAAACAACCTTGAAATTCATAACGAACAGGGTTTGAAGAGAGTTTCAGAAGTTAGCTTTGAGGCTCGCTCTGGTGAGATTCTTGGAATTGCTGGGGTAACTGGTAATGGTCAGGGAACACTATTAAAAGCCTTAGCTGGAATACTTCCATTATCAAAGGGTTCTATTGAGATTATGGGTGAAACTATTACCCCTAAAAGTCAATTAAACCCTGAGCAATTACGTAATCTTGGTGTAGCTCATGTTCCTGAAGATCGTCAAAAAATGGGCATGATTGCAGATTTTAGTGCCAGCGAGACTGCTCTAATGGGTTATCACAATGATAAAAAACTTAATCAAGGAATCTGGCTCAAAAGATCATTAGTTAAAGCCAACTGTGAATCAATAATGGAAGCGTTTGATGTTCGTCCAAATAATCCAAATCTTATGTCTTCAAACTTTTCCGGTGGAAACCAACAAAAACTTATTTTAGCTAGAGAATTTGAACGTGACCCTGAAGTCTTAATTATTGGTCAACCTACTCGTGGCGTTGATATTGGTGCTATCGAATTTATCAGAAAACGTATTATTAAAATGCGCGATGCTGGTAAGGCAATAGTATTAATTTCTGTTGAATTAGAGGAGATTATGTCACTTAGTGACAGAATCATAGTGATGTGTGATGGCGAAATTACTGGAACTGTTAATGGAGCAGATGCAGATGAAGCTACCCTTGGAATGATGATGGCCAATGCTCTTGAATCTCAAGATGAATTAAAGGGAGCTCGAGCATGA
- a CDS encoding BMP family protein — protein sequence MKNAKYSHFSGLIKKTGLAIFASTVVLAASVAQAADIKPAVVYDTAGKNDKSFNEAVYNGIMKFGNDTGIAVTELEPTNEAMMEQSLKKFAQRGYSPVVAVGFTMANAVAAAAAEYPDTQFTIIDGVVDAPNVQNVVFKEQEGSFLVGIMAAMASSSGTVGFVGGMDIPLISRFECGYKQGVAHADSSMNVLAQMTGSTPAAWGNPTKGGEITRSQVENGADVVYAAAGGTGMGVYQTAADMGVLAIGVDSNQNYIQPGTMLTSMYKKVGLAAYESFEAAMNGTWEAGFKVNGVAEDGVGAAMDEYNADLVSADMLAAVEAARAGIIDGSIVVHDYMSDNTCPL from the coding sequence ATGAAAAATGCGAAATATTCACATTTCAGTGGATTGATCAAAAAAACAGGCTTAGCAATTTTTGCTAGTACTGTTGTATTGGCAGCATCAGTTGCTCAAGCGGCTGATATTAAACCTGCTGTGGTTTATGATACTGCTGGTAAAAATGACAAGTCTTTTAATGAGGCGGTCTATAACGGCATTATGAAGTTTGGTAACGATACTGGTATCGCTGTTACTGAACTAGAGCCTACAAATGAAGCTATGATGGAGCAAAGTCTTAAGAAGTTTGCTCAACGTGGTTATAGCCCAGTTGTTGCTGTAGGATTTACAATGGCTAATGCTGTTGCTGCTGCAGCTGCAGAGTATCCTGATACTCAATTCACTATCATTGATGGTGTTGTAGATGCTCCAAATGTTCAAAATGTTGTCTTTAAAGAGCAAGAAGGATCATTCCTTGTTGGTATTATGGCAGCTATGGCATCAAGTTCTGGTACTGTAGGATTTGTAGGTGGAATGGATATCCCACTAATTAGTCGTTTCGAGTGTGGTTATAAGCAAGGTGTTGCTCATGCCGATAGTTCTATGAATGTTCTAGCTCAGATGACTGGTTCTACTCCTGCTGCATGGGGTAACCCAACTAAAGGTGGTGAAATTACTCGTAGCCAAGTTGAAAATGGTGCTGACGTAGTTTATGCTGCTGCAGGTGGAACTGGAATGGGTGTTTATCAAACTGCTGCTGATATGGGTGTATTAGCAATTGGTGTTGACTCAAACCAAAACTACATTCAACCAGGAACAATGCTTACTTCTATGTACAAGAAAGTTGGATTAGCTGCTTATGAGAGCTTTGAAGCTGCTATGAACGGTACTTGGGAAGCTGGCTTTAAAGTAAACGGTGTTGCTGAAGATGGTGTTGGTGCTGCTATGGATGAGTACAATGCTGATCTAGTTTCTGCTGATATGCTTGCTGCTGTAGAAGCTGCAAGAGCTGGAATTATTGATGGCTCTATTGTAGTTCATGACTACATGAGTGACAATACCTGTCCTTTATAA
- a CDS encoding GntR family transcriptional regulator has product MPTITQKNPDKVVDLVFESILKNRLKPGIKLSEISLQEEFGWSRAEVRQGFDKLVDSGVLIHKKNQSVRVAKPTEIETRQIYEARKAIENSVIMILVQKHQNNELDLRGIDSLVKKEKSLHQDTDNAKLARLSCDFHLSLAELCDNKFIVESLKPLIPLSALAASIYADNESNFCSFTEHFELIDAIKSNDLLKASKAINSHLDRCVESLNFNLKATKNHNNSHLFN; this is encoded by the coding sequence ATGCCAACAATTACCCAAAAAAACCCAGATAAAGTTGTCGATCTTGTGTTTGAGTCAATCCTCAAAAATAGACTTAAACCTGGTATTAAGCTTTCAGAAATTTCTTTACAGGAAGAATTTGGATGGAGTCGGGCTGAGGTTAGACAGGGCTTTGATAAGTTGGTAGACTCAGGAGTGCTGATACATAAAAAAAATCAGAGTGTTCGAGTAGCTAAACCTACAGAAATTGAAACTAGACAAATATATGAGGCTCGTAAAGCTATTGAAAATAGTGTCATCATGATCCTCGTTCAGAAGCATCAAAATAATGAACTAGACCTTAGAGGCATTGACTCCTTAGTAAAAAAAGAGAAGTCTCTTCATCAGGATACTGATAATGCAAAGCTAGCAAGGTTGTCTTGTGATTTTCATTTATCTTTAGCAGAGCTTTGTGATAATAAATTTATAGTTGAAAGCCTTAAACCTCTTATTCCTTTATCAGCTCTTGCTGCTTCAATTTATGCTGATAATGAGTCAAATTTTTGTTCTTTTACTGAGCATTTTGAATTAATAGATGCTATTAAAAGTAATGACCTTCTTAAGGCATCAAAGGCAATTAACTCTCATCTTGATCGTTGCGTTGAATCACTCAACTTTAATTTAAAGGCAACGAAAAATCATAACAATAGTCACTTATTTAATTAG
- the puuE gene encoding allantoinase PuuE: MDKKIIESLKNYPRNMTGYGKESIHPHWPNEARVAIQFVLNYEEGGENSILHGDKASESFLSEIVGAKPYEGVRHMSMESIYEYGSRAGVWRILRLFKEFDIPITIFAVALAIVRNKELADYLVEHNYDICAHGLRWIDYQYIDEKTEREHIKDCIALLTEHLGRRPLGWYTGRNSPNTRRLVMEEGGFLYDSDTYDDDLPYWTEGSKSDNRHLIIPYTLDVNDMRFASPQGFNSGDQFFNYLKDTFDALYLEGETHPKMMSVGMHARILGRPGRIMAMRRFLEYVKTFDDVWLCTRNEIADHWYKNF; this comes from the coding sequence ATGGATAAAAAAATTATTGAAAGTCTTAAAAATTACCCTCGAAATATGACCGGTTATGGCAAGGAGTCAATTCATCCTCATTGGCCTAATGAGGCAAGAGTTGCCATACAGTTTGTCTTGAATTATGAGGAGGGAGGAGAGAATAGTATTTTGCATGGTGATAAAGCTTCAGAATCTTTTCTTTCAGAAATAGTTGGTGCAAAACCATATGAGGGTGTAAGACATATGAGTATGGAGTCAATATATGAGTATGGATCAAGAGCAGGTGTTTGGAGAATATTAAGATTATTTAAGGAATTTGATATTCCTATAACTATTTTTGCAGTAGCGCTTGCAATAGTTCGTAATAAAGAACTTGCAGATTACCTAGTTGAACATAATTATGATATTTGTGCCCATGGTTTGCGCTGGATTGATTATCAATATATAGATGAAAAGACTGAGCGAGAGCATATCAAAGATTGTATTGCACTTTTAACTGAGCACTTAGGTAGAAGACCATTAGGCTGGTATACGGGAAGAAATAGTCCTAATACGAGGCGATTAGTTATGGAGGAGGGTGGTTTTCTATATGATAGTGATACTTATGATGATGACCTCCCATATTGGACTGAAGGGTCAAAATCTGATAATAGACACTTAATTATTCCTTATACATTAGATGTCAATGATATGAGATTTGCTTCTCCTCAAGGCTTTAACTCTGGGGATCAGTTTTTTAATTACTTAAAGGATACTTTTGATGCGCTTTATTTAGAGGGAGAGACACATCCTAAAATGATGTCAGTTGGTATGCATGCAAGAATTTTAGGTCGTCCTGGAAGGATAATGGCAATGAGGAGATTCTTAGAGTATGTCAAAACTTTTGATGATGTTTGGCTTTGTACCCGAAACGAGATTGCTGATCATTGGTATAAAAATTTTTAA
- the uraD gene encoding 2-oxo-4-hydroxy-4-carboxy-5-ureidoimidazoline decarboxylase, with protein MKSPTELARASSEEYLKVFSNLYEHSPWFVEKSLDDVLADEKYNDLESFHQLLSSIMLHSDNDLQDSLIVAHPTLAGKKAQTNQLTDFSTTEQKSAGLSDCSDSEIRLFESLNEEYFSKFNFPFIMAVKEKNKTDIIASFKIRIGNSMADERSNALNEINKIAWLRIKEIYGI; from the coding sequence ATGAAATCACCAACAGAACTTGCTAGAGCGTCTTCTGAAGAATACTTAAAGGTTTTTAGTAACCTATATGAACACTCTCCATGGTTCGTAGAGAAGTCTTTAGATGATGTTTTGGCAGATGAGAAATATAATGATTTAGAGAGCTTTCATCAATTATTGTCTTCAATTATGTTGCATTCAGATAATGATTTGCAAGATAGTTTGATTGTTGCTCATCCAACACTAGCAGGCAAAAAAGCTCAAACTAATCAACTTACTGATTTTTCAACAACCGAACAAAAATCTGCAGGGCTTAGTGATTGTAGTGACTCAGAAATTAGACTCTTTGAGAGTCTCAATGAAGAGTATTTTTCTAAATTTAACTTTCCTTTTATTATGGCAGTAAAAGAGAAAAATAAAACTGATATTATTGCAAGCTTCAAAATACGAATTGGAAACTCAATGGCTGATGAAAGATCAAACGCATTAAATGAGATTAATAAAATTGCTTGGTTGAGAATAAAGGAGATTTATGGAATATAA
- the alc gene encoding allantoicase, protein MEYKDQIDVANSELGTKVVYCSDEFFADSGRMLQPTEPVYIEDKYDANGKWMDGWESRRRRDGKNDFCFIRLGSPSIIENFNIDTTHFTGNFAPGISILGCYVPGGTTDDRVVDGSAVSEWFDLLDKKNLDGDSHNLFSCKSDKPLTHLKLTLHPDGGIARFRAFGNKWFDQTKYEITGTNVISKKSGARAIYANDEHFGCLSNVLEKHEPQSMADGWETRRRRKAGNDWGLIALAQPAKVHEIIVDTSFFKGNFPDTFSISTANISNIDDNTLLEVSKTWDKIIERKKLGMNKINIFKKEDLLHEQEITHIRIDIFPDGGIARLKLIGDFI, encoded by the coding sequence ATGGAATATAAAGATCAAATTGATGTTGCAAATTCTGAACTTGGTACTAAGGTAGTTTATTGTAGTGATGAATTTTTTGCGGACTCTGGTCGTATGTTGCAACCCACTGAACCTGTCTATATTGAAGATAAGTATGATGCAAATGGTAAATGGATGGATGGCTGGGAGAGTAGAAGGCGTCGCGATGGGAAAAATGATTTTTGTTTTATTAGGCTTGGGTCTCCCTCAATTATTGAAAACTTTAATATCGATACCACGCACTTCACTGGAAATTTTGCTCCTGGAATATCAATTCTAGGTTGTTATGTTCCAGGAGGGACTACTGATGATAGAGTTGTTGATGGATCAGCTGTATCAGAATGGTTTGACCTGCTGGATAAAAAAAACCTTGATGGGGACTCCCATAATCTTTTCTCATGCAAATCAGATAAGCCCTTAACACACTTAAAATTAACACTTCATCCTGATGGAGGTATCGCTCGATTTAGGGCTTTTGGAAATAAATGGTTTGACCAAACTAAGTATGAGATCACTGGTACCAATGTAATTTCTAAAAAGAGTGGGGCAAGAGCAATCTATGCAAATGACGAGCATTTTGGTTGTTTGAGTAATGTCCTTGAAAAGCATGAGCCGCAAAGTATGGCAGATGGATGGGAAACTAGACGTCGACGTAAAGCAGGTAATGATTGGGGATTAATTGCTTTAGCACAACCTGCAAAAGTGCATGAAATCATTGTGGATACAAGTTTTTTTAAGGGTAATTTTCCAGATACTTTTTCTATTTCAACAGCTAATATTAGTAATATTGATGATAATACTTTGCTTGAAGTTAGTAAAACTTGGGATAAAATAATTGAAAGGAAAAAACTTGGAATGAATAAAATCAATATCTTTAAAAAGGAAGACTTGCTTCATGAGCAAGAAATTACTCACATTCGAATTGACATATTTCCAGACGGTGGAATTGCTCGATTAAAACTCATTGGAGATTTTATATAA
- a CDS encoding ureidoglycolate lyase: protein MTTINLTPEPLTAENFNQFGDVLSIENKDSITINDGFANKFADLAKIDTQEECGETSVHIFVAKKRQFPLQITMLEKHPFFSQTFIPKGETPFIVVVSPPAEDPIIENIKVFISNGDQGISYSRGVWHFPLISLKDNAQFVVIDRKHNIDQDTIKQCTVRKIEDVDINVELSL from the coding sequence ATGACCACTATAAACCTTACTCCAGAGCCATTAACAGCAGAAAATTTCAATCAATTTGGTGATGTACTTAGTATTGAAAATAAAGATTCAATAACGATAAATGATGGTTTTGCTAATAAGTTTGCAGACTTAGCAAAAATTGATACCCAAGAAGAGTGCGGCGAGACAAGTGTTCATATTTTTGTAGCTAAAAAAAGACAATTCCCACTGCAAATCACAATGTTGGAAAAGCATCCTTTTTTTAGTCAAACATTTATACCTAAAGGAGAAACACCTTTTATTGTTGTTGTCTCTCCTCCTGCTGAGGATCCTATAATAGAAAATATAAAAGTTTTTATAAGTAATGGTGATCAAGGAATAAGTTATTCAAGAGGTGTTTGGCACTTTCCTTTAATTAGTTTAAAAGATAACGCGCAATTTGTTGTTATAGATAGAAAGCACAATATTGACCAAGACACTATAAAACAATGTACTGTTAGAAAGATTGAAGATGTTGATATTAATGTAGAGTTAAGCTTATGA
- a CDS encoding urate hydroxylase PuuD, translated as MMQIYLIDWLSLALKLLHVIAGIAWIGASFYFNWLENKLDRLNNRDEIAGNLWAVHGGGFYHLEKYKKYPQTLPEPLHWFKWEAYVTWLSGISLLSVIYYFNASTYLLAANSSISAAYGVGLSLVGLLLFWLIYDILCKSKLVTKSAIFIAIIFIVISFFAYFYSNIFNPRAVYMQIGAMVGTVMVANVFFVIIPVQKKLVDACENSTEVSLELGKTGYLRSRHNNYFTLPVLFMMISGHYPTIYSGDYGWLVLIAVIGILVMVRHYFNLRGVGKAKNSLIAIIVISTLALIYALAPSQSKLQVQNKEIVTIAEAQVIIEKHCVSCHAAEPSNKAFAMAPNGIMLDTKDNIIAHKNQIYKQAVLSKAMPIINTTNMTDEERAKLGIWIEAN; from the coding sequence ATGATGCAAATATATCTTATTGACTGGCTAAGTCTTGCTTTGAAGCTTCTTCATGTAATTGCTGGAATAGCATGGATTGGAGCATCATTCTATTTTAATTGGCTGGAAAATAAACTCGATCGATTAAATAATAGGGACGAGATTGCGGGAAACCTTTGGGCGGTTCATGGCGGTGGCTTTTATCACTTAGAAAAATATAAAAAATATCCTCAGACTCTTCCAGAGCCTTTACATTGGTTTAAGTGGGAGGCATACGTTACTTGGCTTTCTGGAATTTCACTGCTATCAGTTATATATTATTTTAATGCTAGCACTTATTTATTAGCTGCGAATAGTTCAATTTCTGCAGCATATGGCGTTGGTTTAAGTTTAGTAGGGTTGTTACTTTTTTGGCTCATCTATGATATTTTGTGTAAGTCAAAATTAGTTACAAAATCTGCAATTTTTATAGCAATCATTTTTATAGTAATTTCATTTTTTGCATATTTCTATAGTAATATTTTTAATCCTAGAGCGGTTTATATGCAAATTGGTGCCATGGTTGGAACAGTCATGGTTGCTAATGTTTTCTTTGTCATTATTCCAGTTCAAAAAAAGTTAGTTGATGCATGTGAAAACTCCACAGAGGTAAGTTTAGAGCTTGGAAAAACAGGTTATCTTCGTTCTCGTCATAATAATTACTTTACCTTGCCAGTTTTATTCATGATGATAAGTGGCCACTACCCAACAATATATAGTGGAGATTATGGCTGGCTAGTATTAATTGCTGTTATTGGAATATTAGTAATGGTTCGTCATTACTTTAATTTAAGAGGCGTTGGCAAAGCTAAAAATAGTTTAATTGCCATAATAGTAATTTCAACATTAGCATTGATTTATGCTCTAGCACCATCTCAAAGCAAATTACAAGTTCAAAATAAAGAGATCGTAACTATTGCTGAAGCTCAAGTTATTATTGAAAAACATTGCGTAAGTTGTCACGCTGCAGAGCCTTCAAACAAGGCATTTGCTATGGCACCAAATGGCATAATGCTTGATACTAAAGATAATATTATTGCCCATAAGAATCAGATATACAAGCAAGCAGTTTTATCTAAAGCTATGCCAATAATTAACACTACAAATATGACCGATGAAGAGAGAGCGAAATTAGGGATTTGGATTGAGGCAAATTAA
- the guaD gene encoding guanine deaminase, with product MSGYNHYRGSIYHCIESGSEIEPIYIEDGLMVVDVDLGTIIEVGSFNELFPKWPKANSSTHFKDSLMMPGFIDTHVHYPQYKVIASYGTSLLDWLNKYTFIEEQKFSDEAYAEKVANLFLDELIKNGTTTAMTFCTSHKESVDIFFTAAQKRNLRMVAGKVMMDRNAPEGLCDNSDDSYADSKELIEKWHNKGRMTYAVTPRFAPTSSSEQLKQAAKLLDEYSEDNGSKGVLLQTHLNESIDEIDLVKELFPDSKNYFDVYDKFNLSGTNSVFGHCIHNTDEEYQRLADSGSKVSLCPRSNLFLGSGLFEIDKLEAFGIGVALASDVGGGDSFSMFQVMNEAYKICRLNDYNLDPVKAFYLTTLAAAKVLNMDDRIGNFDSNKEADFIVIDLKATELIKNKLETSNNISDILFNLMTLGDDRLIKEVYILGQNIYQKKEA from the coding sequence ATGAGTGGATACAATCACTATCGAGGTTCAATTTACCACTGTATAGAGAGTGGGTCAGAGATAGAACCAATCTATATTGAGGATGGTTTAATGGTTGTTGATGTTGATTTGGGAACTATTATTGAAGTTGGAAGCTTTAATGAGCTTTTTCCAAAATGGCCAAAGGCTAATTCATCAACTCATTTTAAGGATAGTTTAATGATGCCTGGCTTCATTGATACTCATGTGCATTATCCTCAGTACAAAGTTATAGCTTCATATGGAACGAGTCTTCTGGACTGGCTAAATAAGTACACTTTTATAGAAGAACAAAAATTTTCTGATGAGGCATATGCGGAAAAAGTTGCCAATTTATTTCTTGATGAACTCATCAAAAATGGTACTACTACAGCGATGACCTTTTGCACTTCTCACAAAGAATCTGTAGACATTTTTTTTACTGCTGCGCAAAAGAGAAACCTCAGAATGGTAGCTGGTAAAGTGATGATGGATAGAAATGCCCCTGAAGGACTATGTGACAATTCAGATGATAGTTATGCTGATTCAAAAGAGCTTATTGAAAAATGGCATAATAAGGGAAGAATGACTTATGCAGTTACCCCTAGATTTGCTCCAACATCTTCCTCTGAACAACTCAAGCAGGCAGCTAAGTTGTTAGATGAATATTCAGAGGATAATGGAAGTAAAGGGGTGCTCTTGCAAACCCATCTAAATGAAAGTATTGATGAAATTGACTTGGTAAAAGAACTTTTCCCAGACTCAAAAAACTACTTTGATGTCTACGATAAGTTTAATTTATCTGGCACTAATTCAGTTTTTGGCCACTGTATTCATAATACTGATGAGGAGTATCAGCGCCTTGCTGATTCGGGCTCTAAAGTATCACTATGTCCAAGATCCAATTTATTTCTTGGAAGTGGTTTATTTGAGATTGATAAATTAGAGGCTTTTGGAATAGGTGTCGCCCTTGCATCAGATGTTGGCGGGGGTGATAGCTTTTCAATGTTCCAAGTTATGAATGAAGCTTACAAAATATGCCGGCTAAATGACTACAATTTAGATCCTGTCAAAGCTTTTTATCTGACAACATTAGCTGCAGCTAAAGTACTCAATATGGACGATCGTATTGGTAATTTTGATTCTAATAAAGAGGCAGATTTTATTGTCATTGATTTAAAAGCCACAGAATTGATAAAGAATAAACTTGAAACCTCAAATAATATTAGCGATATATTGTTTAATTTGATGACGCTTGGAGATGATAGACTAATAAAAGAGGTCTATATTCTTGGTCAAAATATTTACCAGAAAAAGGAAGCATAA
- the uraH gene encoding hydroxyisourate hydrolase, with protein MGQLTTHILDTSAGVPASEVVINLYRREGTNSTHIKSTKTNLDGRCDKPLLSEEEFDEGCYELEFIVNDYYEAKNINCPFLKDVIIRFNISEKSENYHVPLLISPYSYSTYRGS; from the coding sequence ATGGGACAACTAACAACTCATATATTGGACACTTCTGCAGGAGTTCCTGCAAGTGAAGTGGTTATAAATTTATATCGAAGAGAGGGTACAAACTCAACACATATTAAATCAACAAAAACTAATTTAGATGGTCGATGTGATAAACCTTTGTTGTCAGAAGAAGAGTTTGATGAAGGTTGTTACGAGCTTGAATTTATAGTTAATGATTATTATGAAGCAAAAAACATAAATTGCCCTTTTTTAAAAGATGTCATTATTCGCTTTAATATTAGTGAAAAAAGTGAAAATTACCATGTGCCACTTTTAATTTCTCCATATAGTTATTCAACATACCGAGGAAGCTAG
- the xdhA gene encoding xanthine dehydrogenase small subunit, protein MYFLLNQNSSPTDLGVINPNTTVLEWLRNNQLVGTKEGCGSGDCGACTAVIGEIITKNKISKIEYKSINTCMALACGLVGKHLVTVEGLTEGDKLHPSQKAMVLENGSQCGFCTPGFVMSLFALYQNKNSVNLHQINEALSGNLCRCTGYKPIIAAAFSMFDDKSDENLDYYKKNQQQITDILGKLNNPEHVSLSYKKNNKTIKFDAPSTIDELSNILINNTSTNIIAAGTDLSLEITQSMKEFSHIVSVNQVIELKEVKEGAKEIEIGAAVSYEDAASCLINNWPDLGAFLQRFASLPIKNWATIGGNIANASPIGDMAPVLIALDAKLKLRKGNDSRIINLEDFFITYKKTVIQQGEFIESIIIPKPKDNQRLITHKMSKRYEDDISAVCMAINISSKNNKPESFKIAFGGMSGIPQRSQKLEHFLLKNWQNEDIASLAYKVLNEEFSPFTDVRATSEYRLQVSANLVKKTILMYQDEPIENLAEFSQLN, encoded by the coding sequence GTGTATTTCTTGCTAAATCAAAATTCTTCACCAACTGATCTTGGTGTAATTAATCCAAATACTACTGTTCTAGAGTGGTTAAGAAATAATCAGCTTGTAGGTACAAAGGAGGGTTGCGGTTCTGGAGATTGTGGAGCTTGTACGGCCGTTATTGGTGAAATTATTACAAAAAATAAGATTAGCAAGATTGAATACAAAAGTATAAATACATGTATGGCACTTGCTTGTGGTTTGGTTGGTAAGCATTTAGTAACTGTTGAGGGTTTAACTGAGGGTGATAAGCTTCACCCCTCTCAAAAAGCTATGGTGTTAGAAAATGGTTCACAGTGTGGCTTTTGTACACCAGGATTTGTTATGTCCTTATTTGCTTTGTATCAAAATAAAAATTCCGTAAATCTGCATCAAATAAACGAGGCACTATCAGGCAATTTATGCAGATGCACAGGCTATAAGCCAATAATTGCAGCAGCATTTTCAATGTTTGATGACAAAAGTGATGAGAACTTAGATTACTATAAAAAAAATCAGCAGCAAATTACTGATATTTTAGGAAAATTAAATAATCCTGAACACGTAAGTTTAAGTTATAAAAAAAATAATAAAACAATTAAATTTGATGCCCCTTCCACAATAGATGAGCTCTCTAATATTCTTATCAATAATACTTCAACTAATATTATTGCTGCTGGAACTGACCTGAGCTTAGAAATTACCCAGTCAATGAAAGAATTCTCGCATATTGTAAGTGTTAACCAGGTTATTGAATTAAAAGAGGTTAAAGAGGGTGCTAAAGAGATTGAGATTGGGGCTGCAGTTAGCTATGAAGATGCTGCCTCTTGTCTCATAAATAATTGGCCTGACTTAGGGGCTTTTTTGCAACGTTTTGCCTCTTTGCCTATAAAAAATTGGGCTACTATTGGAGGGAATATAGCTAATGCTTCACCTATTGGTGATATGGCTCCAGTTTTAATTGCTTTAGATGCTAAATTAAAGCTTCGAAAAGGCAATGATAGTCGAATAATTAATTTAGAAGATTTTTTTATTACTTATAAAAAAACAGTTATTCAGCAAGGTGAATTTATTGAAAGTATTATTATTCCTAAGCCAAAAGATAATCAGCGACTCATAACTCATAAAATGTCAAAAAGATATGAAGATGATATTTCAGCTGTATGTATGGCAATTAATATTTCATCTAAGAACAATAAACCAGAGTCATTTAAAATCGCCTTTGGCGGGATGTCAGGCATCCCTCAAAGGTCCCAAAAACTTGAACATTTTTTATTAAAGAATTGGCAGAATGAAGATATAGCCTCTTTAGCTTATAAGGTTTTAAATGAAGAATTTTCACCCTTTACTGATGTAAGGGCAACTTCAGAATATCGATTGCAAGTTTCTGCAAACTTAGTTAAAAAAACTATTTTGATGTATCAAGATGAGCCAATTGAGAATCTTGCTGAATTTTCTCAGTTAAATTAA